A genomic window from Osmerus eperlanus chromosome 5, fOsmEpe2.1, whole genome shotgun sequence includes:
- the plekhg7 gene encoding pleckstrin homology domain-containing family G member 7 — protein MSETALKQVTVLKENGQDGEKTLDWSYIDWHQNEDLVSKGVSEVQTQTTTGSRQDKETQTSNPVIMHIDLTRTNSKLKQSLSLDSDSLVAPLFQFDRQAPARISTSPTLRRMRSTRRPIMDFRDSMRMESTQEEDSLGDTFSPIGPLSPPHRLISPLAASPLSDTGSHHDSPPDSSSSQDNPRFSHRSKTLDNGMVHTRQACLNARQSSSKDCLDRDEQENEPCHKRLQERRRSSVVVSLPGLDVSPGDLFVSNGVADILNSSNFSDTKKSKWPFSRRSTKKGKAPTRTAADVEKCLSGEQIQDWRDSDFQKYKDCSLGEFLQDQSLQRRPDSDPRDYKKQEAIWELFTSECVYFLDQLMVLKEVFRTTLVNLQLHDCLSDVDSWRLFANLKELCLVSYGFLCTLLNTIRDSWNSPESEGGGSLLDLLTKAFRENICCCLQKYCLNYSTALLYVDSLKHREDFGCYVKWCERNQQCRRLQLRDLLVAPLQRLTRYPLLLRNVGKRSRAEEEEGALRRVAEQVETSICDLEGKVKWLENYQKVKQLRDALVWLPVWERDKRAFVPENLKHLVKAVTLENLISHRSLLFEGRLVLTDNTKLTDVYLFLFDEFLLITKIKRNKKKSVVDQNPLRPAQGQELDQLLKDGCTFTVLDQPVSLDRLQMKNVDQLNATASGLPHSFILMHQNRYQQYIGAFILQAPSESVKRVWMSKLEGAVAALLKIDAQQPRVKNSESSQI, from the exons ATGTCTGAAACTGCACTGAAACAGGTGACTGTGCTGAAGGAGAATggacaggatggagagaaaaCCTTAGACTGGAGTTATATTGAttggcaccagaatgaagaccTGGTGTCCAAAGGTGTGTCTGAAGTCCAGACGCAAACCACCACAGGGTCGCGCCAAGACAAGGAGACCCAGACTAGCAACCCTGTCATCATGCACATCGATTTGACTCGGACGAACTCCAAACTCAAACAGAGCCTCTCGTTGGACAGCGACAGCTTAGTGGCTCCTCTGTTCCAGTTCGATCGTCAGGCCCCGGCTCGGATCTCCACCTCGCCCACCCTGAGGAGAATGAGGAGCACGCGGAGGCCCATCATGGACTTCCGGGACTCCATGAGGATGGAGAGCACGCAGGAAGAGGACAGCCTCGGCGACACCTTCTCCCCCATcggtcccctctcccccccccacaggctGATTTCTCCGCTGGCTGCCAGCCCTCTCTCCGATACAGGAAGCCACCATGACAGTCCACCAGACTCGTCATCCAGCCAGGACAACCCCAGATTTTCACACAGGTCAAAAACGCTGGACAATGGCATGGTTCACACGAGACAAGCGTGTTTAAACGCCCGGCAGAGCTCCAGTAAAGACTGCCTGGACAGGGACGAACAG GAAAATGAACCATGTCACAAAAG actgcaggaGCGGAGGCGGAGCTCTGTGGTGGTCAGCCTGCCAGGATTGGACGTTTCCCCTGGTGACCTGTTTGTGTCCAATGGAGTGGCCGACATATTAAACAGCTCCAACTTCTCAG ATACAAAGAAATCCAAGTGGCCTTTTTCCCGACGGAGCACG AAAAAAGGGAAGGCTCCGACACGCACAGCAGCTGATGTTGAGAAATGCCTCTCCGGGGAGCAAATACAGGACTGGAGAGACTCGGACTTCCAGAAGTACAAG GACTGCTCACTGGGGGAGTTCCTCCAGGACCAGTCCCTCCAGAGAAGGCCCGACTCCGACCCCCGGGACTACAAGAAGCAGGAAGCCATATGGGAGCTTTTCACCAGTGAATGCGTCTACTTCCTGGACCAGCTCATGGTGCTTAAAGAG GTGTTCCGGACCACCCTAGTCAACCTGCAGCTCCATGACTGTCTATCGGATGTGGACTCCTGGCGGCTGTTCGCCAACCTCAAAGAGCTGTGTCTG GTGAGCTATGGGTTCCTGTGCACCTTGCTGAACACCATCAGGGACTCCTGGAATAGCCCTGAGTCTGAGGGAGGAGGATCTCTGCTGGACCTCCTCACCAAG GCGTTCCGTGAGAACATCTGTTGCTGTCTCCAGAAGTACTGCCTCAACTACTCCACAGCCCTGCTCTACGTGGACAGCCTGAAACACAGGGAGGACTTTGGCTGCTATGTCAAG TGGTGTGAGAGAAACCAGCAGTGCCGCAGGCTGCAGCTGCGCGACCTGTTGGTGGCGCCGTTACAGCGCCTGACTCGCTACCCGCTCCTGCTGAGGAACGTTGGGAAGAGGagccgggcggaggaggaggagggggctctCCGCAGGGTGGCGGAGCAAGTAGAAACCTCCATAT GTGACCTGGAAGGCAAGGTGAAATGGCTGGAGAACTACCAGAAAGTCAAGCAGCTGAGAGACGCACTGGTGTGGCTGCCTGTGTGGGAGAGGGACAAGCGGGCCTTCGTCCCCGAG AACCTGAAGCACCTGGTGAAGGCGGTGACCCTGGAGAACCTCATCTCCCATCGCAGCCTGCTGTTTGAAGGGAGGTTGGTCCTCACAG ACAACACCAAGCTGACTGACGTCTACCTGTTCCTGTTTGATGAGTTCCTGCTGATCACCAAGATCAAGAGGAATAAGAAG AAGTCTGTGGTGGACCAGAACCCTCTCCGGCCGGCCCAGGGCCAGGAGCTGGACCAGCTGCTGAAGGACGGCTGCACCTTCACCGTCCTGgaccagcctgtctccctcgaCCGTCTTCAGATGAAGAACGTAGACCAGCTCAATGCCACTG